One genomic window of Conexivisphaerales archaeon includes the following:
- a CDS encoding winged helix-turn-helix domain-containing protein: MRKRMKTEIISSLLEASSMGIRKTRLMYATNLSYQLLIKYTRMLVEEGLLAYDGELYYTTEKGARLLEKLKHYGELNSMLLKVRSELGKEYESLLNPKIDKTS, encoded by the coding sequence TTGAGAAAGAGAATGAAGACGGAGATAATATCCAGCCTTCTTGAAGCCTCTTCGATGGGCATACGCAAAACTAGGTTAATGTATGCTACCAATCTGAGTTACCAGCTGCTGATAAAGTACACCAGAATGCTCGTGGAGGAAGGACTTCTAGCCTACGATGGAGAGCTTTATTATACCACAGAAAAGGGAGCAAGACTTCTGGAGAAACTAAAGCACTATGGCGAACTGAACAGTATGCTGTTGAAGGTCCGTTCAGAACTGGGTAAAGAATACGAGTCTTTACTCAATCCA